The Synechocystis sp. PCC 7509 genome includes a window with the following:
- the def gene encoding peptide deformylase — MSKILEVIQLGHPILRSQAQNVDNTDSPQIQNLIDNLLTTVIAANGVGIAAPQVAVNDRLFIVASRPNPRYPTAPQMQPTAMINPQILAHSSELVKGWEGCLSIPGIRGLVPRYRAIEVEYSDRAGKLHKQELTDFVARIFQHELDHLDGIVFVDRLQSTQDLITEQEYQKLHPV, encoded by the coding sequence ATGTCAAAAATTTTAGAAGTAATTCAACTCGGTCATCCTATTTTGCGCTCTCAAGCTCAAAATGTTGATAACACTGATTCTCCCCAGATTCAAAACCTAATTGATAACCTGCTAACAACAGTTATCGCCGCTAATGGAGTCGGAATAGCAGCACCGCAAGTAGCTGTAAACGATCGCCTATTTATCGTTGCTTCTCGTCCTAATCCCCGCTATCCCACCGCGCCTCAAATGCAGCCAACCGCTATGATTAACCCGCAAATTCTGGCGCATTCTTCCGAATTAGTCAAGGGTTGGGAAGGTTGCTTGAGTATTCCCGGAATTAGGGGATTAGTGCCAAGATATAGAGCAATCGAAGTTGAATATAGCGATCGCGCTGGGAAATTGCATAAGCAAGAATTAACCGATTTTGTAGCGCGAATTTTTCAGCACGAACTCGATCATCTTGATGGCATAGTGTTTGTAGATCGCTTACAAAGCACCCAAGACCTAATTACCGAGCAAGAATACCAAAAACTACATCCTGTCTAA
- the argS gene encoding arginine--tRNA ligase: MNDTVKQLKLSFEQALSAAFGDEYAKTDPLLVPASNPKFGDYQSNVALSLAKRLGQQPRKIAEQIIQKLNVVGICETPQLAGAGFINLTLLPSYLETELKSAYTDLRLGIVKAKTPKRVVVDFSSPNIAKEMHVGHLRSTIIGDSIARVLEFQGHNVLRLNHLGDWGTQFGMLITQLREAESVNDYDLLDLGELVEFYRESKKRFDDDAEFRERSRQAVVALQSGDEKAKIAWKFLCNKSRIEFEIIYALLDVHFDEERGESFYNPFLVQVVEDLDKAGLLVENQGAKCVFLDGFTNREGEPLPLIVQKSDGGYNYATTDLAAVRYRIEQDKANRLIYVTDAGQANHFAQVFQVARRALWIPESIEIDHVPFGLVQGEDGKKLKTRSGETVKLKDLLDEAIVRARADLENRLKAEDRQETEEFVANAASVIGISSVKYADLSQNRTSNYVFSYDRMLDRQGNTAPYMLYAYVRTQGISRRGEIDFEQLGNSVDILLQHETELILAKHLLQLDEVVNAVEQDLFPNRLCEYLFQLSQKFNQFYDKVPVLNAEEPLRTSRLVLCNLTARTLKLGLSLLGIQVLDRM; the protein is encoded by the coding sequence ATGAATGATACGGTAAAACAGCTAAAACTTAGCTTTGAGCAGGCTTTGAGTGCCGCTTTTGGCGATGAATATGCAAAAACAGATCCTTTGCTTGTTCCTGCAAGTAATCCGAAGTTTGGAGATTATCAGTCAAATGTTGCTCTGTCTTTGGCGAAACGGTTAGGACAGCAACCACGAAAGATTGCTGAACAGATAATTCAGAAGTTGAATGTTGTTGGTATTTGTGAAACTCCGCAGTTAGCTGGTGCTGGTTTTATAAATTTGACTTTGTTGCCAAGCTACTTGGAGACAGAACTTAAGAGCGCTTACACAGATTTAAGATTGGGAATTGTTAAGGCAAAAACGCCTAAGCGAGTAGTGGTTGATTTTTCTAGTCCTAATATTGCCAAGGAGATGCACGTTGGACATCTGCGCTCAACGATTATTGGCGATAGTATTGCTCGCGTTTTGGAGTTTCAAGGTCACAATGTATTGCGGTTAAATCATCTGGGGGATTGGGGTACTCAGTTTGGAATGTTGATTACCCAGTTGCGTGAGGCTGAATCAGTTAATGATTACGATTTATTAGATTTAGGTGAGTTGGTTGAGTTTTATCGGGAATCTAAAAAAAGATTTGATGATGATGCGGAATTTAGAGAGCGATCGCGTCAAGCAGTAGTAGCGCTACAATCCGGTGACGAAAAAGCAAAGATTGCGTGGAAATTTCTTTGTAATAAGTCTCGGATAGAATTTGAAATTATTTATGCGCTGCTAGATGTACATTTTGATGAAGAACGCGGCGAATCTTTCTACAATCCTTTTCTGGTGCAAGTTGTAGAAGATTTAGACAAAGCTGGCTTATTGGTGGAAAATCAGGGCGCTAAGTGTGTTTTTCTGGATGGATTTACTAATAGAGAAGGCGAACCATTACCTTTAATTGTGCAAAAATCCGATGGTGGGTATAACTATGCAACAACGGATTTAGCCGCAGTACGTTACCGAATTGAACAAGATAAAGCTAATCGGCTAATCTATGTGACGGATGCTGGGCAAGCAAACCATTTTGCTCAAGTTTTTCAGGTGGCTAGACGTGCGCTTTGGATTCCAGAAAGCATAGAAATCGATCATGTCCCTTTTGGCTTGGTACAGGGAGAAGATGGCAAAAAATTGAAGACGCGCTCTGGGGAAACGGTAAAACTAAAAGATTTGTTAGATGAAGCTATTGTCAGAGCGCGTGCAGATTTGGAAAATAGGTTAAAAGCGGAGGATCGTCAAGAAACTGAGGAGTTTGTTGCTAATGCAGCTTCGGTAATTGGGATTAGCTCGGTTAAGTATGCGGATTTGAGTCAAAATCGTACCAGCAATTATGTTTTTAGCTATGACAGAATGCTAGATCGACAAGGCAATACTGCGCCGTATATGTTGTACGCCTACGTGCGAACTCAAGGAATTAGCCGTAGAGGTGAAATTGATTTTGAGCAGCTAGGAAACAGTGTTGATATTTTGTTGCAGCATGAAACAGAGTTGATACTAGCAAAGCATTTGTTGCAGTTGGATGAGGTCGTTAATGCTGTAGAGCAAGATTTGTTTCCTAATCGTTTGTGCGAATACTTATTTCAACTCAGTCAAAAGTTTAATCAATTTTACGATAAAGTTCCAGTCTTAAACGCCGAAGAACCTTTGCGGACTTCTCGATTGGTACTATGTAACTTGACTGCTAGAACTTTAAAACTAGGATTATCTTTGTTGGGGATTCAGGTTTTAGACAGGATGTAG
- a CDS encoding HhoA/HhoB/HtrA family serine endopeptidase has translation MQNQLFFKRSRFYLLTLLSIIFLGSCSLPKLPQNRENTTPEPLINPLTKGDRSVDINPTDPNFVVTAVQKVGPAVVRINAARTVSSQAPDEFDDPMMGRFFGSSPPSRRVERGTGSGFIVNANGQILTNSHVVNGADTVSVTLKDGRTFKGEVLGEDPVTDVAVIKIAANDLPIIPIGNSDGLRPGEWVIAIGNPLGLDNTVTAGIVSATDRSSSDIGVSDKRVGFIQTDAAINPGNSGGPLLNARGEVIGMNTAIISGAQGLGFAIPINTVQGISQQIITKGKVEHPYLGVQMLTLTPEVKEQLDTQSRGRIRVEAETGILLVRVVPNSPADDAGLQAGDVVQSINNQPVTKTDQVQQLVERSNVGSQLTMEIQRGQKTEQITVKLESLPTQRDRS, from the coding sequence ATGCAAAATCAACTTTTTTTTAAGCGATCGCGCTTCTACCTACTAACCTTACTGTCAATAATATTTTTGGGTAGTTGTTCTTTACCTAAATTGCCCCAAAATCGTGAAAACACTACACCAGAACCTCTAATTAATCCATTAACTAAAGGCGATCGCTCTGTAGATATCAACCCCACCGATCCAAATTTTGTGGTAACAGCAGTTCAAAAAGTAGGTCCGGCGGTAGTGAGAATTAATGCTGCTAGAACCGTTAGCAGTCAAGCACCCGATGAATTTGACGACCCGATGATGGGTCGGTTTTTTGGTTCGTCTCCACCTTCTAGGCGCGTAGAACGCGGTACTGGTTCGGGATTTATTGTTAATGCTAATGGGCAAATTTTGACTAATTCTCACGTAGTAAATGGCGCAGATACTGTTAGCGTCACTCTCAAAGATGGTCGGACTTTTAAAGGCGAAGTATTAGGGGAAGATCCCGTTACCGATGTTGCAGTGATTAAAATTGCTGCTAATGACTTACCAATCATTCCTATAGGCAATTCCGACGGATTGCGCCCTGGAGAATGGGTAATTGCGATCGGCAATCCTTTAGGACTAGACAATACAGTGACGGCGGGAATTGTCAGTGCTACAGATAGATCGAGTAGTGATATTGGAGTTTCCGACAAGCGAGTTGGCTTTATTCAAACCGATGCCGCAATTAATCCTGGTAATTCTGGTGGGCCATTATTGAACGCTCGCGGGGAAGTAATTGGGATGAATACAGCAATTATTAGTGGCGCTCAAGGCTTAGGTTTTGCTATTCCCATTAATACAGTTCAAGGAATATCTCAGCAAATTATTACTAAAGGGAAAGTAGAACACCCTTATTTAGGAGTTCAGATGTTAACTTTAACTCCAGAAGTTAAAGAACAGTTAGATACTCAATCGCGCGGACGTATTCGTGTAGAAGCAGAAACAGGGATTTTATTAGTCCGTGTCGTTCCTAATTCTCCTGCCGATGATGCGGGTTTACAAGCAGGGGATGTAGTTCAATCTATTAACAATCAACCAGTAACCAAAACCGACCAAGTACAGCAATTGGTAGAACGTAGCAATGTTGGAAGTCAATTAACAATGGAAATCCAACGGGGTCAAAAAACAGAACAAATAACCGTAAAACTTGAATCCTTACCCACGCAGCGCGATCGCTCTTAA
- the dnaA gene encoding chromosomal replication initiator protein DnaA — translation MELSLETLWIQVLERLQIQLSRPTFETWIKTASAEKLEDNCLVICTPNPFARNWLQKYYIQTLADVVKDIRGCPTEIQFTVAPGQAINAFIEPDNAPKGQEAGLQGDRTRPPALNLKYVFSRFVVGANSRLAHAAALAVAESPGREFNPLFLCGGVGLGKTHLMQAIAHYRWDINPDTNIFYVSTEKFTNDLIASIRKNSTQSFRDLYRAADVLLVDDIQFIEGKESTQEEFFHTFNTLYEAGKQVVIASDRPPNQIPRLQERLCSRFSMGLIADIQTPDLETRIAILQKKAEYENMRLPRTVVEYIACNYISNIRELEGALIRAVAYISISGLPMTVENLIPILNPALENLEASPDTVLKIIADEFDISLEDLKSISRRREISWARQIGMYLMRQHTDLSLPKIGEEFGGKDHTTVMYSCEKIAQLRTNDSSLGQTLRQLSDRINLAVRSQDKS, via the coding sequence GTGGAACTTAGCCTTGAAACTCTTTGGATTCAGGTGTTGGAACGCTTACAGATACAATTGAGCCGTCCTACCTTTGAAACTTGGATTAAAACTGCTAGTGCAGAAAAATTAGAGGATAATTGCTTAGTTATCTGTACTCCTAACCCTTTTGCGCGTAACTGGCTACAAAAATATTACATTCAAACTTTGGCGGATGTTGTAAAGGATATTCGCGGTTGCCCTACAGAGATTCAATTTACCGTAGCTCCTGGACAGGCAATTAATGCTTTTATCGAACCTGACAATGCACCAAAAGGACAAGAAGCAGGTTTACAAGGCGATCGCACTAGACCCCCAGCACTCAACCTCAAATATGTATTTTCACGCTTTGTAGTGGGCGCTAACAGCCGTTTAGCTCATGCGGCGGCGTTGGCTGTAGCAGAATCTCCCGGACGAGAATTTAATCCTTTGTTTTTGTGTGGTGGTGTGGGATTGGGGAAAACTCACCTAATGCAGGCGATCGCCCATTACCGTTGGGATATTAACCCCGATACAAATATTTTTTATGTTTCTACGGAAAAGTTTACTAACGATTTAATTGCTTCTATTCGCAAAAATAGTACCCAAAGTTTTCGGGATCTTTATCGCGCCGCCGATGTGTTGCTAGTAGATGATATTCAATTTATTGAAGGTAAAGAATCAACTCAAGAGGAGTTTTTTCATACTTTTAATACTTTGTATGAAGCAGGGAAACAAGTAGTTATTGCTTCCGATCGCCCACCTAATCAAATTCCCCGCTTGCAAGAGCGTTTATGTTCACGCTTTTCTATGGGTTTGATTGCTGACATTCAAACGCCAGACTTAGAAACTAGAATAGCAATTCTGCAAAAAAAAGCAGAGTATGAAAATATGCGTTTACCTAGAACAGTGGTTGAGTATATCGCCTGTAACTACATTTCTAATATTAGAGAATTAGAAGGGGCTTTAATTCGGGCTGTTGCTTATATTTCAATTTCTGGCTTACCGATGACGGTAGAGAATTTAATCCCTATTTTAAACCCAGCACTAGAAAATCTTGAAGCTTCACCAGATACAGTTTTGAAGATTATTGCTGATGAGTTTGATATTTCTCTTGAAGACTTAAAAAGCATTTCTAGGCGGCGAGAAATTAGTTGGGCTAGGCAAATTGGGATGTATTTAATGCGTCAACATACAGATTTGAGCTTGCCGAAAATTGGTGAGGAATTTGGTGGGAAAGATCACACCACAGTCATGTACAGTTGCGAAAAAATTGCTCAGTTACGCACTAATGATTCGAGTCTGGGGCAAACTTTGCGTCAACTAAGCGATCGCATTAATCTTGCTGTGCGATCGCAAGATAAATCTTGA